The following proteins are co-located in the Leptospira weilii genome:
- a CDS encoding FAD-dependent thymidylate synthase: MSAQKPIVSLLDHSKDPFNLSIATARTCYSSKGILLPSDMIASEKSVEIRDKVAKSTKKAGHLTTRQHPQFIFTLDKVSRQFVWSFLHSHPFYNSEQVSQRYVEVKKENYYVPSGLNGKLLELYLDAVDFASQAYFSYTEILHPFIQEEYFQVYKARANYPDKWQLPIRKKCLEVARYLLPLGTYTYLYHSINGLTLHRYYRLMNSYDVPQEQRAVVTEMVDQVRAVDPLYADEMDDPIPLEETTEYRYFDSVFGSGKREFHPEVSANFVKEFDRELGARYSRLVSYSSNGPEILAQSVRSILGIPKSSLTDQDAIDLVLNPAKNRHLTSTLNENSMSPITRALFNVQYSFQKRISHTADSQDQRHRMVPGGRPVLMSQYAGVPDYITPFVVQKYPELKEKYDATHTQIFERLNRFLDAGGSPEYGTYLLPNSFPVRFYESGDLLNLHHKWRSRTCYNAQEEIFQASVEELTDVTKVHPGIAKWIKAPCWIRLQGEVKPYCPEGDHYCGTQVWKRELSEYLRVI, encoded by the coding sequence ATGTCAGCCCAAAAACCGATCGTTTCACTTTTGGATCATAGCAAGGATCCGTTCAATCTTTCCATCGCTACGGCAAGAACCTGTTATTCTTCTAAAGGAATCCTCCTTCCTTCCGATATGATTGCGTCGGAAAAATCTGTTGAAATCCGGGATAAAGTCGCTAAGTCCACGAAAAAGGCCGGACATCTTACCACTCGTCAGCATCCGCAATTTATCTTCACTCTGGACAAGGTTTCTAGACAATTCGTGTGGTCTTTTCTGCATTCTCATCCGTTTTATAATTCTGAACAAGTTTCCCAGAGATATGTGGAAGTTAAAAAGGAGAATTACTACGTTCCCTCCGGGTTAAATGGAAAACTTTTAGAACTTTATCTGGACGCGGTGGACTTTGCAAGTCAGGCTTACTTTTCCTACACGGAAATCCTGCATCCTTTTATCCAAGAAGAATACTTTCAGGTCTACAAAGCTCGCGCCAATTATCCCGACAAGTGGCAGCTTCCGATCAGAAAAAAATGTCTGGAGGTTGCACGTTATCTGCTACCTCTCGGAACTTATACCTATCTCTATCATTCCATCAACGGACTCACTCTACATCGTTACTACAGGCTGATGAATTCCTACGACGTTCCGCAGGAACAAAGAGCCGTGGTCACTGAAATGGTCGATCAAGTTCGAGCGGTCGATCCTTTGTATGCAGACGAGATGGACGATCCGATTCCTCTCGAAGAAACGACCGAATATCGTTACTTCGATTCCGTATTCGGTTCCGGCAAAAGAGAGTTTCATCCGGAAGTCTCGGCGAACTTCGTAAAAGAATTCGACCGAGAACTCGGAGCGAGATATTCCAGACTTGTTTCCTATTCCTCCAACGGCCCGGAGATTTTGGCGCAATCCGTTCGTTCCATATTAGGAATTCCTAAATCTTCTCTGACCGATCAGGATGCGATCGATTTGGTTTTAAATCCTGCAAAAAACAGGCATCTAACCTCCACTCTCAACGAAAACTCTATGAGTCCGATCACGAGAGCCTTATTCAACGTTCAATATTCCTTCCAAAAAAGAATCTCCCACACAGCCGATAGCCAGGATCAAAGACATAGAATGGTTCCCGGCGGAAGACCGGTTCTCATGTCTCAGTATGCGGGAGTTCCAGATTATATCACCCCTTTCGTGGTTCAAAAATATCCTGAGCTCAAAGAAAAATACGACGCGACTCATACTCAGATTTTCGAGAGGTTGAATCGCTTTTTGGATGCGGGAGGTTCTCCGGAATACGGTACTTATCTTTTACCGAACAGTTTTCCGGTTCGTTTTTACGAAAGCGGAGACCTTCTCAATCTACATCACAAATGGAGATCCAGAACCTGTTACAACGCTCAGGAAGAAATTTTCCAAGCCTCCGTGGAAGAACTTACGGACGTGACGAAGGTTCATCCCGGAATTGCAAAGTGGATTAAGGCTCCTTGTTGGATCCGCCTTCAAGGAGAGGTAAAACCTTACTGTCCGGAAGGGGATCACTATTGCGGAACCCAGGTTTGGAAAAGGGAATTATCCGAATATTTGAGAGTGATTTAA
- a CDS encoding alpha/beta fold hydrolase: MNNIYLISGLGADESVFRNIDFLGEHPRHITWIDPEDNESLEDYSKRLIEQVDSKNELILIGVSFGGIIASEMAKHIPVKKIIIISSIKSSLEKPFIYRIISFMKLLNLIPSCLLKIYNPILAYFFGISSLEDKELLRNFLSRTDGKFIKWALKSILKWDNQKYSNNLIHIHGTNDRLFPFRLIGQAVPIADGGHFMILNKAGEISLKLREILVK, encoded by the coding sequence ATGAATAACATATATCTAATCAGCGGTTTGGGAGCAGACGAAAGTGTATTCCGGAATATTGATTTTTTAGGAGAACATCCGAGACATATTACTTGGATCGATCCGGAAGACAATGAATCTCTTGAAGACTATTCAAAAAGATTAATAGAACAAGTGGACTCGAAAAATGAGTTGATATTAATCGGGGTATCGTTTGGCGGAATAATTGCGAGCGAAATGGCAAAACATATTCCGGTAAAAAAAATCATTATAATTTCAAGCATTAAATCCAGTTTAGAAAAACCATTCATTTACCGTATCATCAGTTTTATGAAATTATTGAATCTAATACCATCTTGTTTGCTAAAAATTTATAATCCAATTTTGGCATATTTTTTTGGGATTTCATCGTTAGAAGACAAAGAACTATTAAGAAATTTTCTTTCCAGAACAGATGGAAAGTTTATAAAATGGGCTTTAAAATCTATTCTTAAATGGGATAATCAAAAATATTCCAATAACTTAATTCACATACATGGAACAAATGATAGACTATTTCCGTTTAGATTGATAGGGCAGGCGGTGCCAATCGCTGACGGGGGGCATTTTATGATTTTAAATAAAGCGGGAGAAATATCTCTGAAATTAAGAGAAATTTTGGTGAAATAG
- a CDS encoding DNA-methyltransferase: MKQTTHRIQFRDSRKTFPLQSESVDLILTSPPYPMIEMWDQLFFSFSKEIRESFLTDPSLSYEKIHIELDKVWKESFRVLKNGGFLVINIGDATRNTSAGFQIYMNHARILQGCNSIGFQSLPGIIWRKQTNSPNKFMGSGMLPAGAYVTLEHEHILIFRKNNKRKFVTKAEQFARAQSAFFWEERNFWFTDLWDFKGKKQSLSPLAGRERSAAYPLELANRIILMYSLKGDVVLDPFLGTGTTTLAAIGNCRNSIGFDLNPSVFQTQFEDLSSLRESLNRIVEKRKRDHDLFVQTRQSEGKSLLYFNQNLQTPVVTKQEKFLNLEKIIGLFRNSDEEIVAEYSSLFQTTISPQLEPAQAPDQ; encoded by the coding sequence ATGAAACAAACGACTCACAGGATTCAATTTCGGGATTCGAGAAAAACATTTCCGCTCCAATCGGAATCCGTGGATCTGATTCTTACCTCGCCTCCTTATCCGATGATCGAGATGTGGGACCAACTTTTTTTCAGCTTTTCAAAAGAAATTCGAGAAAGTTTTCTTACCGATCCCAGTCTTTCTTACGAAAAAATCCATATCGAACTCGATAAGGTTTGGAAAGAATCTTTCCGTGTTTTGAAAAACGGAGGTTTTCTCGTAATCAATATCGGGGATGCGACGAGAAACACCTCCGCAGGTTTTCAGATTTATATGAATCATGCGAGAATTTTACAAGGATGTAACTCGATCGGTTTTCAAAGTCTTCCCGGAATCATTTGGAGAAAACAAACGAACTCACCTAACAAGTTTATGGGCTCCGGAATGCTTCCAGCGGGTGCGTATGTTACATTGGAGCATGAGCATATTTTAATATTTAGAAAAAATAATAAAAGAAAGTTCGTGACTAAGGCGGAACAATTCGCCCGTGCGCAAAGCGCGTTCTTTTGGGAAGAACGCAATTTTTGGTTTACCGACCTTTGGGATTTCAAGGGAAAAAAGCAGAGTCTGAGCCCGCTCGCAGGAAGGGAAAGAAGTGCGGCATATCCTTTGGAGCTTGCAAACAGAATCATACTGATGTATTCCTTAAAAGGAGACGTCGTTTTGGATCCTTTTTTGGGAACTGGGACGACTACTTTGGCGGCGATCGGAAACTGCAGAAATTCGATCGGATTTGATTTGAATCCGAGCGTATTCCAAACTCAGTTCGAAGATCTATCTTCCCTCCGCGAAAGTCTCAATCGAATCGTCGAAAAACGGAAACGCGATCACGATCTTTTCGTGCAAACCAGGCAAAGCGAAGGAAAATCTCTTCTCTATTTCAATCAAAACCTGCAAACTCCCGTCGTAACCAAACAAGAAAAATTTCTGAACTTAGAAAAAATCATCGGACTTTTTCGCAACTCGGACGAGGAAATCGTAGCCGAATACTCCTCTCTGTTTCAAACGACGATTTCTCCGCAACTCGAACCGGCTCAAGCTCCGGATCAGTAG
- a CDS encoding DUF4256 domain-containing protein — MVISKELSLEQSRELFKILKARFEKNMNRHKGLGWDKIQTKLEANAEKLWSLNEMERTGGEPDVVDYDKKTGEYVFYDCSAESPNGRRSVCYDREALESRKEHKPKDNAIDTAVAMGIELLTEEQYRNLQKLGKFDTKTSSWLKTPSDIRTLGGAIFADFRYGHVFVYHNSAESYYAVRAFRGSLRI; from the coding sequence ATGGTAATAAGTAAGGAGTTGTCATTGGAGCAAAGTCGAGAATTGTTCAAAATATTGAAAGCCCGTTTTGAGAAAAACATGAACCGTCATAAAGGACTTGGTTGGGATAAAATACAAACAAAGCTGGAAGCTAACGCTGAAAAATTATGGTCGCTCAATGAAATGGAAAGAACAGGCGGCGAACCGGATGTTGTCGATTACGATAAAAAAACGGGCGAATACGTTTTTTACGATTGTTCGGCGGAAAGCCCTAATGGTCGGAGAAGTGTTTGTTACGATCGAGAAGCGTTGGAATCAAGAAAAGAGCATAAACCAAAAGATAACGCCATTGATACGGCTGTCGCCATGGGGATTGAACTTTTAACGGAAGAGCAATATAGAAATTTGCAGAAACTTGGAAAGTTCGATACGAAGACATCGAGTTGGCTAAAAACGCCTTCCGATATTAGGACGCTTGGCGGCGCTATCTTTGCCGATTTTCGTTACGGACATGTCTTTGTGTATCATAACAGTGCGGAATCTTACTATGCCGTCAGAGCGTTTCGCGGCTCTCTAAGGATTTAA
- a CDS encoding DUF4395 domain-containing protein, producing MIQVGKFPDSVNEYAARSVAGLVFILTIATLFTQSIWLNLALLYGFTARVLYGPKFSLFARLAIHGIVPLLKLGNKTVAGPPKRFAQGVGFLFSLTSLILLIQGQILAFQITLGILVFFAALESFVGFCAGCFVFGYLMQWGIIPQEVCERCDRLTFTSKESNLNP from the coding sequence ATGATTCAAGTCGGCAAATTTCCGGATTCAGTCAACGAGTACGCCGCAAGATCGGTGGCCGGACTTGTTTTTATTCTCACGATTGCAACCCTATTCACTCAGTCAATTTGGCTGAATTTAGCTTTGCTCTACGGATTTACGGCCCGGGTTTTATACGGACCGAAGTTTTCCCTTTTCGCGAGACTCGCAATCCATGGAATCGTTCCTTTGCTGAAGCTGGGAAATAAAACCGTGGCAGGACCTCCGAAACGATTCGCCCAAGGAGTGGGGTTTTTGTTTAGCTTAACTTCTTTAATACTTCTGATACAAGGACAGATTTTGGCGTTTCAAATCACGCTCGGAATTCTCGTATTTTTTGCGGCTTTGGAATCCTTCGTGGGTTTTTGCGCAGGATGTTTCGTATTCGGCTATCTAATGCAATGGGGAATTATTCCGCAGGAAGTTTGCGAGAGATGCGATCGTCTCACATTTACTTCAAAGGAATCGAATTTAAATCCTTAG
- a CDS encoding efflux RND transporter permease subunit — MIDKLIRASIKNRALVLVLTFMITLVGIYNAYYLSIDAIPDVTNVQVSAVTSSPGLSPLEVEQFITYPIEMEFTGLPNVTEIRSISRTGVSSVTVIFKDGTDIYFARQLVNERIKQAEAIIPPGYGRPELSPIATGLGDIYEFVLTSDRHSPEELRTYMDWELSREVKSVEGIIDVNIIGGQVRQYQVKIDPKRLAVHNLTLSQIYDKLESANQNTGGGYISKNSEQIVIRGESQYKSIEDLKNTAVTTAGDGIPLLLGQIAEVEIGPALRFGLVTKDSLGEAVGATAMMLMGQNSLQVVKKVKIRIEEIREKLPPGMRIETFYDRSEFIGRTLGTIFTNLAEAAALVVIVLILALGTVKGALLVSLAIPIPMLVATIFMNAFGIVGNLMSLGALDFGLLVDGTIVMLESILHGFILKRSFYEMQTKLGDRELAAEEIITDACVRVGRAATFSVAIILLVYLPLMSLEGVEGRMFKPMAITVALALGAALLFSLTTFPAAASIIFKNPVFFHSKYWDVIAEKYKLLLDFGMSRKKEFCYAGIGVVVFALLLASTLGSEFLPRIDEGEIAIDIKRLPSTSLNYSRDTNSDMEAVLKKFPEVISVVSKMGRGESAAEPIGTDEGEAMIKLKPRKEWTSAEDREELMSKMKDEVLKFIPSSTISLSQPIENRVNALLSGSKADVVIKIYGDDLVKLKDIAGQFANKLKNVPGVADLRVQRVLGLPLVEIKVDRENMARYGVQAEEILATVEALRLGRQTGKVFEGFKRFDLVVRLKIDATDLEQVENIPVFTSSGSTVPLGQVAEIKLVEGPAVIYRESLKRRIMVETNIRGRDLVGFVNEAQKVTEEIEKNLPSGYRTDWGGQFENFTRAKERLALVVPIALAIIFFMLIAAFGSIYYALGVFIVVPLAVSGGIIGLVIRGLPFSIPAGVGFIAVSGIAVLNGVVYASTLREELEKGASITDAVYLAGIHSLRPVMTTEIIAAVGFIPMAISTMAGAEVQRPLATVVIFGVIVATIFSRVLLPIVMEYLLNFYESQERRKSAKRRLLEKRTFGNQGHSFAHDNSEWLELHTHSEIREVFEDTSKENVEPKKKSSKSKKGKKK, encoded by the coding sequence ATGATTGATAAACTGATCCGAGCTTCGATTAAAAACAGGGCCTTGGTTTTGGTGTTGACATTCATGATTACCCTTGTGGGAATTTACAACGCGTACTATCTTTCCATCGACGCGATCCCGGACGTGACCAACGTTCAGGTTTCTGCGGTTACGTCTTCTCCCGGACTTTCTCCTCTCGAAGTGGAACAGTTCATTACATATCCGATCGAGATGGAATTTACCGGTCTTCCCAATGTTACCGAAATCCGTTCCATCTCCCGAACCGGTGTGAGTTCTGTAACCGTCATCTTCAAAGACGGTACGGATATCTATTTTGCAAGACAACTCGTCAACGAAAGAATCAAACAAGCGGAAGCCATCATTCCTCCCGGTTACGGAAGGCCCGAGCTTTCTCCGATCGCAACCGGTCTAGGTGATATTTACGAATTCGTTCTCACATCGGATCGACATTCTCCGGAGGAATTAAGAACCTATATGGATTGGGAACTTTCCCGCGAAGTTAAGTCCGTGGAAGGAATCATCGACGTGAACATTATCGGCGGTCAGGTTCGTCAATACCAAGTCAAGATAGATCCGAAAAGGCTCGCGGTTCACAACCTCACTCTTTCTCAAATTTACGATAAGTTAGAATCCGCAAACCAAAACACGGGAGGCGGCTACATCTCCAAGAACTCGGAACAAATTGTGATCCGAGGCGAAAGTCAGTACAAATCCATCGAAGATTTGAAAAACACCGCGGTTACGACCGCGGGCGATGGAATTCCACTTTTGTTGGGCCAAATCGCGGAAGTGGAAATCGGTCCGGCTCTTCGTTTCGGTCTCGTTACTAAAGATTCCCTAGGAGAAGCGGTCGGAGCCACGGCGATGATGCTTATGGGGCAGAATTCTCTCCAAGTCGTAAAGAAGGTCAAAATAAGAATCGAAGAAATCAGGGAAAAACTTCCTCCCGGAATGAGAATCGAAACCTTTTACGACCGTTCCGAGTTTATCGGAAGAACGTTAGGCACCATCTTTACGAATCTCGCCGAAGCCGCGGCCCTCGTCGTAATTGTATTGATCCTCGCTCTCGGAACCGTGAAAGGAGCGTTACTCGTCTCTTTGGCGATTCCGATTCCGATGCTCGTCGCTACGATTTTTATGAACGCATTCGGAATTGTGGGAAATCTGATGTCCCTCGGCGCTCTCGATTTCGGCCTTCTTGTGGACGGAACGATCGTAATGCTCGAATCGATTCTCCACGGTTTTATTTTAAAACGTTCTTTTTACGAGATGCAGACAAAACTGGGGGACAGGGAACTTGCGGCGGAGGAAATCATCACGGACGCCTGCGTTCGCGTGGGCCGTGCGGCCACGTTTTCGGTCGCGATCATTCTGCTCGTTTATCTTCCCCTGATGAGTTTGGAAGGCGTGGAAGGAAGGATGTTCAAACCGATGGCGATTACCGTGGCGCTTGCCCTCGGCGCTGCTCTTTTATTTTCCCTGACCACCTTTCCCGCGGCGGCGAGTATTATCTTTAAGAATCCGGTTTTTTTTCACAGTAAGTATTGGGACGTCATCGCGGAAAAATACAAACTCCTCCTTGATTTTGGAATGTCCCGTAAAAAAGAATTCTGTTATGCGGGCATCGGGGTCGTAGTATTTGCGTTGCTCTTAGCTTCTACGTTGGGTTCCGAATTTTTACCTCGAATCGACGAGGGAGAAATCGCGATCGATATCAAACGTCTTCCTTCCACCTCTCTCAATTATTCCAGGGACACGAATTCCGATATGGAAGCGGTCTTAAAAAAATTTCCAGAAGTAATCAGCGTGGTTTCCAAAATGGGTCGTGGAGAATCCGCGGCGGAACCGATCGGCACCGACGAAGGCGAGGCCATGATAAAACTCAAACCCCGTAAGGAATGGACGAGCGCTGAAGACAGGGAAGAACTGATGAGTAAGATGAAGGACGAGGTCTTAAAGTTCATTCCTTCCAGTACGATCAGTTTGTCCCAGCCGATCGAAAATAGAGTCAACGCTCTTCTTTCCGGATCGAAAGCGGACGTAGTGATCAAAATCTACGGAGACGATCTCGTTAAACTTAAGGACATTGCGGGCCAATTCGCAAACAAGCTCAAAAACGTTCCGGGAGTCGCGGATCTGCGGGTGCAAAGAGTATTGGGACTTCCTCTTGTGGAGATCAAGGTAGATCGGGAAAACATGGCTCGTTACGGAGTTCAAGCGGAGGAAATTCTTGCGACCGTAGAAGCTCTCCGATTAGGCAGACAAACCGGAAAAGTATTCGAAGGTTTTAAAAGGTTCGACCTTGTGGTTCGTTTGAAAATCGACGCGACCGATTTGGAACAAGTGGAAAACATTCCCGTCTTCACTTCTTCCGGGTCCACGGTTCCGCTTGGTCAGGTTGCGGAGATCAAACTCGTGGAAGGCCCCGCCGTGATTTATAGGGAATCTCTCAAAAGAAGAATCATGGTAGAAACCAACATTCGAGGAAGGGACCTCGTTGGATTTGTCAACGAAGCTCAAAAAGTTACAGAGGAAATCGAAAAGAATCTTCCTTCAGGTTACAGAACCGATTGGGGAGGGCAGTTCGAAAACTTCACCCGAGCGAAAGAAAGACTGGCCTTGGTCGTTCCGATCGCTCTTGCGATCATATTTTTTATGCTGATCGCCGCGTTCGGGAGCATCTACTACGCGTTAGGCGTCTTTATCGTGGTTCCTCTCGCGGTTTCAGGCGGAATCATCGGTCTTGTGATCCGAGGTCTTCCTTTTAGTATTCCAGCCGGAGTCGGGTTTATTGCGGTGAGCGGGATCGCCGTTTTAAACGGAGTTGTCTATGCATCCACTCTTCGGGAAGAGCTGGAAAAGGGAGCATCGATTACGGATGCGGTTTATCTTGCGGGGATTCATTCTCTTCGTCCCGTAATGACCACGGAAATTATAGCCGCGGTCGGCTTTATTCCCATGGCGATCTCCACGATGGCAGGGGCGGAAGTACAAAGACCTCTCGCGACGGTAGTAATCTTCGGAGTCATCGTCGCCACGATTTTCTCCCGCGTTCTTCTTCCGATCGTGATGGAATATCTTTTGAATTTCTACGAAAGTCAGGAAAGAAGAAAGTCCGCAAAACGCAGGCTCTTGGAAAAACGCACTTTCGGAAACCAAGGTCATAGTTTCGCTCACGATAACAGCGAATGGCTGGAACTTCATACTCATTCGGAAATCCGGGAAGTGTTCGAAGATACTTCGAAAGAGAACGTAGAACCGAAGAAAAAATCTTCGAAATCGAAGAAGGGAAAAAAGAAATAA
- the pssA gene encoding CDP-diacylglycerol--serine O-phosphatidyltransferase — protein MKLKLSWIPNTLTLGNLTMGFSAMLVASEAGSRGANELQAYTLAGFFILLAALCDGLDGMAARALNATSELGADLDSLADLTAFGIAPGYLIYQMVLCEYKIDVFGKEDLFPIGMLVAAIFPICAAYRLARFNVTHDPKSFTGLPSPVAGVTVGFFPIFLNANSAPHWITISAFVAIAMLMVSNIRYSKPQVVIRSKLNPTRLFLLVAGITILLTLVGFNRWPWLIYGLIFFYIFSGIMTFLIHLIQEFRVKLD, from the coding sequence ATGAAACTCAAACTCAGTTGGATTCCGAATACTCTTACACTCGGAAATCTCACGATGGGATTCAGCGCGATGCTCGTGGCATCGGAAGCGGGATCCAGAGGCGCAAATGAGCTACAGGCTTATACTTTGGCGGGATTTTTTATTCTTCTCGCCGCACTTTGTGACGGGTTGGACGGAATGGCCGCGAGAGCGCTCAATGCGACTTCCGAACTGGGAGCCGATCTTGACAGTCTAGCCGATTTAACCGCGTTCGGAATCGCTCCGGGTTATTTGATCTATCAGATGGTTCTCTGCGAATATAAGATCGACGTCTTCGGAAAGGAAGATCTATTTCCGATCGGAATGCTCGTCGCCGCGATCTTTCCAATTTGTGCCGCATACAGACTCGCAAGATTCAACGTAACGCACGATCCTAAATCCTTTACGGGACTTCCTTCTCCGGTTGCGGGAGTTACCGTGGGATTTTTTCCGATCTTTTTGAACGCGAATTCCGCGCCTCATTGGATTACGATTTCCGCATTCGTAGCGATTGCGATGTTGATGGTTTCCAACATACGTTATTCGAAACCGCAGGTCGTGATCCGATCCAAGCTCAATCCTACGAGATTGTTTTTACTCGTCGCGGGAATTACCATTCTTCTGACGCTCGTGGGATTTAATCGCTGGCCTTGGCTCATTTACGGATTGATTTTCTTTTATATTTTTTCCGGAATTATGACTTTTCTAATTCATTTGATCCAGGAATTCCGGGTCAAACTCGATTGA
- the tsaD gene encoding tRNA (adenosine(37)-N6)-threonylcarbamoyltransferase complex transferase subunit TsaD: MIGMGIETSCDETSIGIIRDGKELLSLRIFSQIDLHKPYGGIVPEIASRAHLEKINLLLEEAMEEAKIRFEDLSYVAVTSSPGLTGSLMIGAQMARCINMVYGTPILPVCHLQSHFAVLHLEGVPTEFPVLGLLLSGGNSAIYILQGFGRMELVGDTMDDALGEAFDKVAGLLDLPYPGGPHIEAKADGYIPAPDEKPILPPLLRNLPQEEVSFSFSGLKTAVMVLLEKQKEVSKEQICWNFQNSAFDLVERNLKRAVAKTGIRKVFAGGGVLANTTLQKRLQVWADKNSVELFTPKKKIYCTDNGAMVASLGYHLFRKGYKKGVDFTVNPSRQEIFS; encoded by the coding sequence ATGATCGGAATGGGAATCGAAACCAGTTGCGACGAAACCTCCATCGGAATCATACGTGACGGGAAAGAATTACTCAGCCTCAGAATTTTCAGCCAGATCGATTTACACAAACCTTACGGAGGGATTGTGCCGGAGATCGCATCCCGCGCTCATTTGGAAAAGATCAATCTTCTTTTGGAAGAAGCGATGGAAGAGGCAAAGATTCGATTCGAGGATCTTTCTTACGTCGCGGTTACTTCTTCTCCCGGATTGACCGGATCCTTGATGATCGGAGCTCAGATGGCTCGTTGTATAAATATGGTTTACGGAACTCCGATTTTACCGGTTTGTCACCTACAATCCCACTTTGCCGTGTTACACCTTGAGGGAGTTCCCACGGAATTTCCGGTTTTAGGGTTACTACTTTCCGGGGGAAATTCCGCCATTTATATCTTACAAGGATTCGGCAGGATGGAGCTCGTCGGAGATACGATGGATGACGCTTTGGGAGAAGCCTTTGATAAGGTTGCGGGTCTTTTGGACCTTCCTTATCCCGGCGGACCTCATATCGAGGCGAAAGCGGATGGGTACATTCCGGCCCCGGATGAAAAACCGATTCTTCCTCCTTTATTGCGGAATCTGCCTCAAGAAGAGGTGTCTTTTTCTTTCAGCGGACTAAAAACAGCGGTGATGGTTTTACTGGAAAAACAGAAGGAAGTTTCCAAGGAGCAAATCTGTTGGAACTTTCAAAACTCCGCTTTCGATTTGGTGGAAAGAAATCTGAAACGAGCGGTGGCGAAAACTGGAATTCGCAAAGTTTTTGCGGGGGGAGGAGTGTTGGCAAATACAACTCTTCAGAAACGACTGCAGGTTTGGGCGGATAAAAATTCCGTGGAACTTTTTACTCCCAAGAAAAAAATTTATTGTACCGATAATGGTGCAATGGTAGCTTCACTGGGATACCATTTGTTCCGGAAAGGTTACAAAAAAGGCGTCGATTTTACGGTCAATCCATCCAGACAGGAGATTTTTTCATGA